The following proteins are encoded in a genomic region of Macellibacteroides fermentans:
- the porV gene encoding type IX secretion system outer membrane channel protein PorV, producing MTHLRKSVLATLAAACLWTLPVNGNPPGDIKNTFNPIYTAVPALSIAPDARGGGMGDIGAATTPDVHSQYWNPAKYAFHYSKAGVSLSYTPWLRKIVNDVAMAYVSGFYKLGDNDQQAIGTSLRYFSLGEIAMTEYGGAVYNQVSPYEMAFDVSYSRKLSESYSMAVALRYIRSDMGAGVDDDIQAGNAFSADVAGYLNKYVVLGSSECLWALGFNISNIGTKISYDGGTTNQFLPTNLKIGTSLLYPLDDYNTISFNLDLNKYLVPTVPVYTGSTPEDQAAHQKKLDDFNSLSPISGIFKSFGDAPGGLSEELKEVMVSVGTEYSYNEQFFVRGGYYYENVNKGNRQYFSLGAGFRMSVFQLDAAYLISTIQSNPLDQTLRFSLSFDMDGLRSLVQ from the coding sequence ATGACTCATCTAAGAAAAAGCGTTCTTGCAACACTCGCCGCAGCCTGTTTGTGGACCCTTCCGGTAAACGGTAATCCGCCCGGGGATATTAAGAACACATTCAATCCCATATATACGGCAGTACCGGCCTTGTCCATCGCACCCGATGCCCGGGGCGGAGGTATGGGAGATATTGGAGCCGCAACCACCCCCGATGTGCATTCGCAGTACTGGAACCCGGCAAAATATGCATTTCATTACAGTAAGGCAGGCGTATCGCTTTCGTATACCCCCTGGTTACGTAAAATTGTGAACGATGTGGCGATGGCCTATGTGTCGGGCTTTTATAAGCTGGGCGACAACGATCAGCAGGCAATCGGAACTTCGCTTCGCTATTTTTCGCTGGGAGAGATTGCGATGACCGAATACGGAGGAGCCGTATACAACCAGGTTTCACCCTATGAAATGGCTTTCGATGTGAGTTATTCGCGTAAGTTGTCCGAATCCTACTCCATGGCTGTAGCCTTACGCTACATCCGTTCGGATATGGGAGCCGGAGTAGACGATGATATCCAGGCCGGCAATGCCTTCTCGGCGGATGTGGCAGGATATCTAAATAAGTATGTGGTATTGGGTAGCAGTGAATGTCTGTGGGCGCTCGGATTCAATATCTCCAACATCGGTACAAAGATTTCGTACGACGGGGGTACTACCAACCAGTTTCTACCCACCAACCTGAAGATCGGTACCTCGTTGCTTTATCCGTTGGACGACTACAATACGATCTCCTTCAACCTCGATTTAAACAAATACCTGGTGCCTACGGTACCTGTATATACCGGATCCACCCCCGAAGATCAGGCTGCCCACCAAAAGAAGCTTGACGACTTTAATTCGCTTTCGCCCATATCGGGTATATTTAAATCCTTTGGCGATGCTCCGGGCGGATTAAGTGAAGAATTGAAAGAGGTGATGGTTTCTGTGGGTACAGAATATAGTTACAATGAACAGTTCTTTGTTCGCGGCGGTTATTACTATGAAAATGTTAATAAGGGGAACCGCCAGTATTTTTCATTGGGTGCCGGTTTCCGTATGAGCGTGTTCCAGCTGGATGCAGCTTATCTGATCAGTACGATACAAAGTAATCCGCTGGACCAGACGCTTCGTTTCTCTCTCTCCTTCGATATGGACGGATTGAGAAGTTTGGTACAATAA
- the porU gene encoding type IX secretion system sortase PorU — MRKPFLSLLITLCFLCASLGASAVEYAPSSVLSQGRWVKIRVAQTGIYKFTFDELRKMGFANPAAVSVYGYGGWPLDEDFRQPYADDLPQSAVYKGDNYLLFYGRGPVKWSYSPSLATFVHENNPYSSYGYYFLSDTSPVKTLAKETSVTGASLQVNTYDDYFVHEKDQVSVNKSGRELFGESFSLNTGQTFPFAVPGITDDPAKISFRFIAKPTTGQALVILTAGTQPLLNASIPRSSIDDSYTKALELSRTVSWNGAKTPYVQVGITYSRNTNDLAHLDYIRLHAVRTLKMYGPYTFFRSIASVGNVTRFVLQEASADVKIWDVTNPVLPVEMETTLNGTECSFTIPASNTLREFVAVDISKTLPAPETVGVVSNQNLHALEQTDMVILTHPAFMEQAERLAALHRSESGLKVTVVTPEPVYNEFSSGTPDATAYRRLMKMFYDRGKQAGTAPRYLLLFGDGTFDNRMITSEWKNLTNLNLLLTYQSKESLNMYTYVTDDYFGFLDDSEGANLSGDKLDIGIGRFPVRTLEEAKIAVNKSIAYIENKTAGAWKNNISFVADDGDNNLHMSQANLLADYLETNHPEFLINKIYFDAYKKQSSGGKVGYPDVNARILKELKSGQMILNYTGHGSTAYWGAEGVLSQSEIKQFNYPYLPLWITATCDFARFDAVNTSAGEDVFLNPTSGGIALFTTTRVVDANPNFQINKQLINNLFVKNGGKRLSLGDIMRTTKVSLGNDLNKLNFTLIGDPALTLSYPGKEMRITEVNGQPVGSEPIQLKALDKVTVKGEVLTPDGKRDTDFSGVLSPTMLDSKQTLTTLDNDKTGNPFSYTTYPNVMYTGKDSVRQGEFSFSFTVPKDISYSNNNGKLSLYAGNTQTRDEAQGAFLQFKVGGTSDSAQKDTVGPEILYAYLNDSTFRDGGRVNTTPLFVAYLRDESGVNISGSSIGHDVMLVIDGLISQSYNLNSYYESVAGSEGEGRIVFPIPALEPGMHTAEFVVWDVQNNSSLHTFTFEVVEGLKPVLYKLTAGPVPARSDVTFFISHNRPEAVLDVQLYVYNMIGQLVWSYKENGSSALFSDYTIRWNLTGTNGVRLKPGIYLYRAAIRTDQSREATETKKLIILAQ, encoded by the coding sequence ATGAGAAAGCCTTTTTTGTCACTACTTATAACTCTATGCTTCCTATGCGCTTCACTCGGAGCGTCTGCAGTGGAATATGCCCCCTCTTCGGTGCTATCGCAAGGCCGGTGGGTAAAGATACGGGTGGCTCAAACAGGAATATATAAATTTACCTTTGACGAACTGCGGAAGATGGGCTTTGCCAATCCGGCGGCGGTATCGGTGTATGGGTATGGCGGATGGCCTTTGGACGAGGATTTCAGACAGCCTTATGCAGACGATCTTCCGCAATCAGCCGTATATAAAGGGGATAACTACCTGCTTTTTTATGGTAGAGGTCCGGTTAAATGGAGCTATAGTCCCTCTTTAGCCACGTTTGTACACGAGAATAATCCCTATTCGAGCTATGGCTATTATTTCCTTTCAGACACATCGCCTGTAAAGACCCTTGCCAAAGAGACTTCGGTAACCGGGGCCTCGTTGCAGGTTAATACGTACGACGACTATTTTGTACACGAAAAAGACCAGGTGTCGGTCAACAAGTCGGGCCGCGAACTTTTCGGAGAATCGTTCTCCCTTAACACCGGTCAGACATTCCCCTTTGCCGTGCCGGGTATTACGGACGATCCCGCCAAGATATCCTTCCGGTTTATTGCCAAACCTACCACCGGACAGGCTTTGGTAATCCTCACCGCCGGTACTCAGCCTTTGTTAAATGCATCAATTCCCAGAAGCAGCATAGACGATTCCTATACCAAAGCGCTGGAACTTTCGCGCACGGTAAGCTGGAACGGAGCCAAAACCCCGTACGTACAGGTAGGAATAACCTACAGCCGTAACACCAACGACCTGGCGCATCTGGATTACATCCGGCTGCATGCCGTACGTACACTCAAGATGTACGGACCTTATACCTTTTTTCGCAGCATCGCATCTGTGGGCAATGTGACCCGCTTCGTGCTTCAGGAGGCCTCTGCCGATGTTAAGATATGGGATGTTACCAACCCGGTGCTACCGGTCGAGATGGAGACTACCCTGAACGGAACGGAATGTTCCTTTACGATTCCGGCATCCAACACCCTTAGGGAGTTTGTAGCCGTAGATATCTCAAAAACACTTCCGGCTCCCGAAACCGTGGGTGTGGTTTCCAATCAGAACCTGCACGCATTGGAACAGACAGATATGGTAATCCTTACACATCCGGCTTTTATGGAACAGGCCGAGCGTCTGGCTGCACTACATCGATCGGAATCCGGACTTAAGGTTACCGTTGTAACCCCCGAGCCCGTATACAACGAGTTTTCGAGCGGTACACCCGATGCCACAGCCTACAGGCGGTTGATGAAGATGTTTTACGACCGGGGCAAACAAGCCGGAACCGCCCCCCGGTATCTGTTGCTGTTTGGCGACGGAACTTTCGACAACCGCATGATTACCAGCGAATGGAAGAACCTTACCAACCTCAACCTGCTGCTTACCTACCAATCAAAGGAGTCACTTAATATGTATACCTACGTGACCGACGATTATTTCGGCTTTCTGGACGATTCGGAAGGAGCCAACCTGTCGGGCGACAAGCTGGATATCGGTATCGGTCGGTTTCCGGTACGAACCCTCGAGGAGGCAAAGATTGCCGTAAACAAAAGCATTGCATACATTGAAAATAAAACAGCCGGAGCCTGGAAAAACAACATAAGCTTTGTGGCGGACGACGGCGACAATAACCTGCACATGTCGCAGGCCAATCTGCTTGCTGATTATCTGGAAACAAATCACCCCGAGTTTCTGATCAATAAGATTTATTTCGATGCCTACAAAAAGCAATCTTCCGGAGGGAAGGTGGGATATCCGGATGTAAACGCCCGTATCCTGAAAGAGCTTAAGAGCGGGCAGATGATTCTAAATTATACCGGTCACGGTAGCACCGCCTACTGGGGAGCCGAAGGGGTGCTATCCCAATCCGAAATAAAGCAGTTCAACTATCCCTATCTTCCCTTGTGGATAACGGCTACCTGCGATTTTGCCCGTTTCGATGCTGTAAATACCTCGGCCGGCGAAGATGTATTCCTTAATCCCACCAGCGGAGGGATAGCTTTGTTCACCACCACCCGGGTGGTGGATGCCAACCCTAATTTTCAGATAAACAAACAGCTGATAAACAATCTTTTTGTAAAGAACGGCGGTAAAAGGCTTAGTCTGGGAGATATCATGCGTACCACCAAGGTGAGCCTGGGGAACGACCTCAACAAACTAAACTTTACATTGATAGGAGATCCGGCCCTTACCCTATCGTATCCCGGTAAGGAGATGCGCATAACGGAGGTAAACGGTCAGCCGGTGGGAAGCGAGCCTATTCAGCTAAAAGCATTGGACAAGGTTACTGTAAAAGGAGAGGTGCTTACGCCGGATGGAAAGCGGGATACCGATTTTTCGGGTGTCTTGTCGCCCACCATGCTGGACAGCAAGCAGACGCTTACCACCCTCGACAACGATAAAACAGGCAACCCCTTTTCCTATACCACCTATCCCAATGTAATGTATACGGGTAAAGATTCAGTGCGTCAGGGGGAGTTCAGCTTTTCCTTTACCGTACCGAAAGACATCTCGTATTCCAATAACAACGGAAAATTAAGCCTGTATGCCGGAAATACCCAAACAAGGGATGAGGCACAAGGAGCCTTCCTGCAGTTTAAGGTAGGAGGAACCTCCGACTCGGCACAGAAAGATACCGTTGGTCCGGAGATTCTGTATGCGTACCTCAACGATTCCACCTTCAGGGATGGGGGCAGAGTGAATACCACCCCGCTGTTTGTAGCCTATTTGCGTGACGAAAGCGGAGTAAACATCAGCGGAAGCAGCATCGGTCACGATGTGATGCTGGTGATAGACGGACTTATTTCCCAAAGCTACAACCTGAACAGCTACTACGAATCGGTTGCAGGTTCCGAGGGCGAAGGCCGCATCGTGTTTCCCATACCCGCCCTCGAGCCCGGAATGCATACGGCCGAATTTGTAGTATGGGATGTACAGAACAATTCGTCGCTTCACACCTTTACCTTCGAAGTCGTTGAAGGTTTAAAGCCCGTATTGTATAAACTCACCGCTGGTCCGGTTCCGGCCCGGAGCGATGTAACCTTCTTTATATCACACAACCGTCCCGAAGCCGTACTGGATGTTCAGCTATATGTATACAATATGATCGGTCAGCTTGTATGGTCGTATAAAGAAAACGGCTCGTCGGCTCTGTTCAGCGATTATACGATCCGATGGAATCTCACCGGTACAAACGGAGTCCGCCTCAAGCCGGGTATCTATCTGTACCGGGCAGCCATACGCACCGATCAGTCGCGCGAGGCAACCGAAACAAAAAAATTAATCATATTGGCACAATAA
- a CDS encoding fumarylacetoacetate hydrolase family protein has protein sequence MKVIAVGMNYAAHNKELDHTLELAEPTIFMKSDSSLLKDGKPFFIPDFSEEIHYETEIVVRIDRLGKNIAERFAHRYYNEVTVGIDFTARDLQRKLRSQGLPWEISKAFDNSAVTGTFMPLEQLGKVDNLSFHLDINGQKVQEGNTGDMLFSVDKIVAYVSRFFTLKIGDLIYTGTPVGVGPVHIDDHLQGYIGQHKLLDFFVR, from the coding sequence ATGAAGGTTATTGCAGTTGGAATGAATTATGCGGCTCACAATAAAGAGCTGGATCATACGTTAGAATTAGCGGAGCCAACAATCTTTATGAAATCGGATTCATCTCTGCTTAAGGATGGTAAGCCATTCTTTATACCGGATTTTTCGGAAGAGATTCATTACGAAACGGAGATTGTAGTCAGAATAGACCGTCTGGGAAAGAATATAGCAGAACGTTTTGCCCACCGTTACTACAACGAGGTAACCGTAGGCATCGATTTTACCGCCCGTGACCTGCAACGGAAGCTCCGTTCGCAGGGATTACCGTGGGAAATCAGCAAGGCGTTTGATAATTCGGCCGTAACAGGAACTTTTATGCCGCTGGAACAGCTGGGAAAGGTGGACAACCTCTCTTTTCATCTGGATATCAACGGACAGAAGGTACAAGAAGGCAATACCGGCGACATGCTTTTTTCGGTGGATAAGATTGTGGCTTATGTAAGCCGCTTCTTTACATTGAAGATTGGCGATCTGATTTATACAGGTACTCCGGTGGGCGTGGGCCCGGTACATATTGATGATCACCTGCAAGGATATATTGGCCAACATAAATTGCTCGATTTCTTTGTTAGGTAA
- a CDS encoding aminoacyl-histidine dipeptidase: MAAEIRNLSPQHVWGYFHDLTQIPRPTGHMDAVTRYILAFGKESGLETLQDKTGNIVIRKPATPGMEHCKTVIIQGHLDMVPQKNTATVHNFETDPIDAYIDGDWVTARDTTLGADNGIGVALALAVLSDNTLKHGPVEALFTVDEEVGMDGAFGLKPGFLKGEILINADSEEEGELFVGCAGGADLNISFQFKEDIAIPEGDVAVKLSLTGLKGGHSGVDIHLGRANANKLMFRFLKEAVRDYGARLSSIDGGSLRNAIPREAVAIITIPGDNVEALWELVADYQDMFRTEYQGIEESVLFVAEPAELPASLIPEEIQDDLINAIEGCQNGVISMLADFPGTVETSTNLASVKKSDQLIEIKILTRSSSESRKEQICSSLESVFALAGAKVEYGSSYGGWQPNIKSEILGVMQRVYEQKFGRTPNVKVMHAGLECGIIQTVYPDMDMISFGPDLQYPHSPDERVGISSVQKVWTFLTETLAAM; this comes from the coding sequence ATGGCAGCAGAAATCAGAAATCTTTCTCCTCAGCATGTTTGGGGCTATTTCCATGACCTCACGCAGATTCCACGTCCAACAGGACATATGGATGCGGTAACCCGTTATATCCTTGCTTTTGGAAAAGAATCGGGTCTTGAAACCCTGCAGGACAAAACCGGTAACATTGTGATCAGAAAACCGGCCACTCCTGGAATGGAACATTGCAAGACTGTAATCATTCAGGGCCATCTGGATATGGTTCCTCAGAAAAATACTGCGACTGTACATAATTTTGAAACCGATCCGATCGATGCTTACATCGATGGCGATTGGGTAACCGCAAGAGATACCACGCTGGGAGCCGACAATGGAATCGGTGTGGCACTTGCTTTGGCTGTGCTTTCGGACAATACGCTGAAGCACGGACCGGTTGAAGCCCTGTTTACTGTGGACGAAGAGGTTGGTATGGACGGCGCTTTCGGTTTGAAGCCCGGGTTCCTTAAAGGAGAAATCCTGATCAACGCCGACTCAGAAGAAGAGGGTGAACTTTTTGTTGGTTGTGCCGGCGGAGCCGATTTAAATATATCTTTCCAGTTTAAAGAGGATATTGCCATCCCCGAAGGAGATGTAGCGGTAAAATTATCTCTTACTGGCTTAAAAGGCGGACACTCGGGAGTGGATATCCATTTGGGAAGAGCCAATGCCAATAAGCTGATGTTCCGCTTTTTGAAAGAGGCGGTACGGGATTATGGAGCACGGTTGTCAAGTATCGATGGTGGATCGCTTCGTAACGCCATCCCCCGCGAAGCCGTTGCTATCATCACCATTCCCGGCGACAATGTAGAAGCGCTTTGGGAACTGGTAGCCGATTATCAGGATATGTTCCGTACAGAATATCAGGGAATAGAAGAGTCGGTTTTGTTTGTTGCAGAGCCTGCCGAATTGCCCGCTTCCCTTATTCCGGAAGAGATTCAGGACGACCTTATCAATGCCATTGAAGGTTGCCAGAACGGGGTGATCAGCATGTTGGCCGACTTCCCCGGAACTGTAGAAACTTCTACCAATCTGGCTTCTGTCAAGAAAAGCGACCAATTGATCGAGATTAAGATACTTACCCGTAGTTCATCCGAAAGTCGTAAAGAGCAGATCTGTTCAAGTCTGGAAAGCGTCTTTGCCCTTGCCGGAGCCAAAGTAGAGTATGGTAGCTCGTATGGAGGTTGGCAACCCAATATCAAATCGGAGATCCTGGGTGTCATGCAAAGAGTGTACGAACAGAAATTTGGCAGAACACCGAATGTAAAAGTAATGCATGCCGGTCTGGAATGTGGTATCATTCAAACGGTTTATCCGGATATGGATATGATCTCTTTTGGTCCGGATCTGCAATATCCGCACTCGCCCGACGAAAGAGTAGGTATCTCTTCCGTTCAAAAAGTATGGACATTCCTTACCGAAACGCTGGCAGCCATGTAA
- a CDS encoding translation initiation factor: MKDNNWKDRLGVMYSTNPDFKYDTDETEEVDTLPKDKQLLRILLDKKNRGGKAVTLITGFRGTNDDLVALGKFLKVKCGVGGSAKDGEIIVQGDLRPKVLEILQKEGYTKSRII, from the coding sequence ATGAAAGATAACAACTGGAAAGACAGGTTGGGGGTGATGTATTCTACCAATCCTGATTTTAAATACGATACGGATGAGACGGAAGAGGTGGATACCCTTCCAAAAGATAAGCAGCTGCTGCGTATTTTGCTGGACAAAAAGAACCGGGGTGGCAAGGCTGTTACACTGATTACCGGATTCAGGGGAACCAACGACGATCTGGTAGCTTTGGGAAAGTTCCTGAAGGTGAAATGCGGGGTAGGCGGATCTGCCAAGGATGGCGAGATTATCGTACAGGGAGATCTGCGTCCCAAAGTGCTTGAAATTCTGCAAAAAGAAGGCTACACCAAGAGCCGCATCATTTAA
- a CDS encoding redox-sensing transcriptional repressor Rex: MANDELKQTWKVPEPTLRRLPWYLAFVKLLKQRGETSISSTQIAKEINVDASQVAKDLSYVNISGKTRVGYEIDTLIDVLEDFLGFNSTHKAFLFGVGSLGAALLQDTGLGQYGLEIVAGFDIREELSGTSINGIPVYHMSELSTMQKRYGATIGIITVPVDKAQEVTNHIITEGIKALWNFTPFRIRVPEHIVVQNTSLYAHLALMFNRMNSTN, translated from the coding sequence ATGGCTAACGATGAATTAAAACAGACCTGGAAAGTACCAGAGCCAACCCTAAGAAGGCTTCCGTGGTATTTAGCCTTTGTGAAGTTGTTAAAACAAAGAGGAGAAACGTCGATTTCGTCTACACAGATAGCCAAAGAGATCAACGTGGATGCCAGTCAGGTTGCCAAAGACTTATCTTATGTAAACATCTCCGGAAAAACCAGGGTAGGGTACGAAATAGACACGCTGATTGATGTGCTGGAAGATTTTCTGGGATTCAACTCAACTCATAAAGCCTTCCTGTTCGGGGTTGGTAGCCTGGGGGCTGCCTTGTTGCAGGATACCGGACTTGGTCAGTACGGACTCGAGATCGTAGCCGGTTTCGATATCCGCGAAGAACTTTCCGGAACTTCGATAAACGGAATTCCGGTTTATCACATGAGCGAGCTCAGCACCATGCAAAAGAGGTATGGAGCCACTATCGGGATTATCACGGTTCCGGTTGATAAAGCCCAGGAGGTAACCAATCACATTATAACCGAAGGCATCAAGGCCCTTTGGAACTTTACCCCCTTCCGTATCCGTGTGCCGGAGCATATTGTTGTACAGAACACCTCCTTATACGCCCATCTGGCATTAATGTTCAACCGAATGAATTCAACAAACTAA
- the ispF gene encoding 2-C-methyl-D-erythritol 2,4-cyclodiphosphate synthase codes for MKIRVGFGYDVHALVPDRALWLGGIKIEHTLGLQGHSDADVLIHAICDALLGAANMRDIGYHFPDTAGAYKDIDSKILLRDTLKLLREKGYELGNIDATVCAEQPKLKNHIPTMQQTLAEVMAVDPDDISIKATTSEKLGFTGRQEGISAYATVLITKN; via the coding sequence ATGAAAATTCGAGTTGGTTTCGGGTATGATGTACATGCCCTGGTTCCTGACCGCGCCTTGTGGTTGGGAGGTATTAAAATTGAACATACGTTGGGTTTGCAGGGACATTCGGATGCCGATGTCTTGATTCATGCCATTTGCGATGCTTTGCTTGGGGCAGCCAATATGCGGGATATCGGGTATCATTTTCCGGATACTGCCGGAGCATATAAAGACATTGATAGTAAAATCCTGCTGAGGGATACACTGAAGCTTTTGCGGGAGAAAGGGTACGAACTCGGCAATATTGATGCCACGGTTTGCGCCGAACAGCCCAAGCTGAAGAATCATATTCCAACTATGCAGCAAACGTTGGCTGAGGTGATGGCTGTTGATCCGGATGACATCTCCATCAAAGCCACAACATCCGAAAAGCTTGGCTTTACCGGTCGCCAGGAGGGCATTTCAGCCTATGCAACCGTTTTAATTACAAAAAACTAA